Proteins encoded in a region of the Inquilinus sp. KBS0705 genome:
- a CDS encoding CoA transferase subunit A — protein MNKVVSGADEAIRDIEDGMTLMLGGFGMCGLPEKCILALVKKGVKNLTCISNNAGVDDFGIGLLLHQHQVKKMISSYVGENAEFERQLLSGELEVELIPQGTLATRCMAAGYGMPAIFTPAGIGTEVAIGKEVRNFNGKDYLMEMAFDADFAIVKAWKGDTMGNLIYRSTARNFNPVMAMAGKVTIAEVEELVEPGDLDPDNIHTPGIYVHRIFQGENYEKRIEQRTVRKRN, from the coding sequence ATGAACAAAGTTGTTAGCGGGGCCGATGAGGCCATACGCGATATTGAAGACGGCATGACGCTGATGCTTGGCGGCTTCGGCATGTGCGGCCTGCCCGAAAAATGTATTTTAGCTTTAGTAAAAAAGGGTGTAAAAAACCTTACCTGCATATCAAATAATGCCGGGGTTGATGACTTTGGCATTGGCTTGTTGCTGCACCAGCACCAGGTTAAAAAAATGATATCATCATACGTAGGGGAGAACGCCGAATTTGAGCGGCAGCTACTAAGCGGCGAACTGGAGGTAGAACTGATCCCGCAAGGCACTTTAGCCACCCGATGTATGGCAGCAGGCTATGGTATGCCGGCCATATTTACCCCCGCAGGTATTGGTACCGAGGTAGCCATAGGCAAAGAGGTTCGGAATTTTAACGGCAAAGATTACCTGATGGAAATGGCGTTTGATGCCGATTTCGCTATTGTAAAAGCCTGGAAGGGCGATACAATGGGCAACCTCATTTACAGGTCGACCGCGCGCAATTTTAACCCTGTAATGGCTATGGCAGGCAAAGTTACCATTGCCGAAGTAGAAGAATTAGTCGAGCCCGGCGATCTGGATCCTGATAATATACACACACCCGGTATTTATGTGCATAGAATTTTCCAGGGAGAAAATTACGAGAAGCGCATTGAACAGCGTACTGTGCGGAAACGAAATTAA
- a CDS encoding CoA transferase subunit B — MLDKDGIAKRIAKEIKDGYYVNLGIGIPTLVANYIPETMDVVLQSENGLLGMGPFPFEGEEDPDTINAGKQTITKLAGSAVFDSAMSFGMIRAKKVNLTILGAMEVSEDGDIANWKIPGKMVKGMGGAMDLVASAENIIVAMQHVNKAGESKLLPKCSLPLTGIKCVKKIVTELAVIDVLPNGEGFKLIERAPGVSVEDIIKATAGKLIVQGDIPEMVI; from the coding sequence ATGCTTGACAAAGACGGAATAGCGAAGAGGATCGCCAAAGAGATAAAAGACGGCTACTATGTAAACCTGGGTATTGGTATACCTACTTTAGTAGCCAATTACATACCCGAAACCATGGATGTGGTACTGCAATCCGAAAATGGATTGCTGGGTATGGGGCCATTCCCATTTGAGGGCGAGGAAGACCCCGACACCATTAATGCCGGTAAGCAAACCATTACCAAACTGGCAGGCTCGGCGGTGTTTGACTCGGCCATGAGCTTTGGAATGATACGGGCCAAAAAGGTAAACCTGACCATATTGGGTGCCATGGAAGTATCAGAAGATGGCGATATTGCCAACTGGAAAATACCCGGCAAAATGGTAAAAGGTATGGGCGGCGCTATGGACCTGGTGGCCTCGGCAGAGAACATTATAGTGGCCATGCAGCACGTAAATAAAGCAGGTGAATCAAAGCTATTGCCCAAATGCAGCCTGCCTTTAACGGGCATTAAATGCGTTAAAAAAATAGTGACCGAATTGGCTGTAATAGATGTATTACCCAACGGCGAAGGCTTTAAACTGATAGAGCGTGCGCCGGGCGTAAGCGTAGAAGATATTATTAAAGCTACAGCCGGCAAGCTGATAGTACAAGGCGATATACCCGAAATGGTGATTTAA
- a CDS encoding ribulose-phosphate 3-epimerase produces MNHLIAPSVLAADFANLQRDIEMVNKSEGDWFHVDIMDGMFVPNISFGFPVVKAIKKHALKPLDVHLMIVDPDRYLKDFKDAGADSITVHYEACPHLHRTIQAIKQLGCRASVAINPHTPVALLKDIIADVDMILVMSVNPGFGAQKFIEHSYIKLSEVKALAADTNPNLLIEVDGGVDSTNAAKLLAAGANVLVAGNSVFSAIDPLSAIARLKHS; encoded by the coding sequence ATGAATCACCTGATAGCACCATCTGTTTTAGCTGCCGATTTTGCCAACCTGCAAAGGGATATTGAAATGGTAAATAAAAGCGAGGGCGACTGGTTCCATGTGGATATTATGGACGGTATGTTTGTGCCTAATATCTCCTTTGGTTTTCCTGTTGTAAAAGCTATTAAAAAGCATGCGCTTAAGCCTCTTGATGTGCACCTGATGATAGTGGACCCTGATCGCTATTTAAAGGATTTTAAGGATGCAGGTGCCGATAGTATTACCGTACATTACGAAGCCTGCCCGCATTTGCACCGCACTATACAGGCTATAAAACAACTGGGTTGCCGGGCATCAGTAGCCATTAACCCGCATACGCCCGTAGCTTTGCTAAAAGATATTATTGCTGATGTAGACATGATATTGGTGATGTCGGTTAACCCTGGTTTTGGCGCGCAAAAGTTCATCGAACATTCGTACATTAAACTAAGCGAGGTAAAAGCTTTAGCGGCTGATACCAACCCTAATCTGTTAATAGAGGTTGATGGGGGAGTAGACAGCACAAACGCGGCCAAACTGCTGGCAGCAGGCGCCAATGTATTGGTAGCGGGTAATTCGGTGTTTTCGGCGATTGATCCGCTTTCGGCCATTGCCCGGCTTAAACATTCGTGA
- the serC gene encoding 3-phosphoserine/phosphohydroxythreonine transaminase produces MKHNFGAGPGILPHEVLKQAAAAVIDFNGTGLSLLEISHRSPEFEAVLDEAVKLVKELFSVPEGYSVLFLQGGASTQFALAPYNLLPDGGKAAYLETGVWANKALKEAKFFGEVEVVATSKESNFTYIPKDFTVPADAAYFHITSNNTIYGTQLHQFPKSPVPVVCDMSSDIFSRKVNVADFGLIYAGAQKNMGPAGVTLVIVKDDLLGKTGRKIPAMFNYQVQIEGGSMYNTPPCFAIYVSMLTLNWLKAKGGVEAIEKENDAKAAVLYEEIDRNPLFKAVAAVEDRSHMNVCFVAENPEHEKPFLKLCEEKGIVGLKGHRSVGGFRASIYNALPITSVYVLIDAMQEFAEKNK; encoded by the coding sequence ATGAAACATAATTTCGGTGCCGGTCCCGGCATCTTACCCCACGAAGTTTTAAAACAAGCTGCAGCAGCAGTGATCGATTTTAACGGAACAGGCCTTTCATTGCTGGAAATATCCCACCGATCGCCGGAATTTGAAGCAGTATTAGACGAAGCCGTTAAGCTGGTTAAAGAATTATTCAGTGTACCAGAAGGCTACTCTGTATTGTTTTTACAGGGCGGAGCAAGCACACAATTTGCTTTAGCCCCCTATAATTTACTACCCGATGGTGGTAAAGCCGCATACCTTGAAACAGGTGTATGGGCAAACAAAGCATTAAAAGAAGCTAAATTTTTTGGCGAGGTTGAGGTGGTTGCTACATCAAAAGAAAGCAACTTTACCTACATCCCTAAAGATTTTACCGTACCTGCAGATGCTGCTTATTTCCATATCACATCAAACAATACCATTTATGGTACACAGCTGCACCAGTTCCCTAAATCGCCGGTACCAGTGGTTTGCGATATGTCGTCAGATATATTCAGCCGCAAAGTAAACGTTGCCGATTTTGGCTTAATATACGCCGGCGCGCAAAAAAATATGGGCCCAGCGGGTGTTACTTTGGTAATTGTTAAAGATGACCTTTTAGGCAAAACAGGCCGTAAAATACCGGCTATGTTTAACTACCAGGTGCAAATAGAAGGTGGATCGATGTACAACACGCCGCCATGCTTTGCCATTTACGTATCTATGCTTACCCTAAACTGGCTAAAAGCAAAAGGTGGGGTAGAAGCTATCGAAAAAGAGAATGATGCCAAAGCTGCCGTGCTTTACGAGGAAATAGACCGTAACCCGTTATTTAAAGCGGTAGCAGCTGTTGAAGACCGCTCGCATATGAACGTTTGTTTTGTTGCCGAAAACCCTGAGCACGAAAAACCATTTTTAAAGCTTTGCGAAGAAAAGGGTATAGTAGGCTTAAAAGGCCACCGCAGCGTAGGCGGTTTCCGCGCATCAATATACAATGCATTGCCTATCACCAGCGTTTACGTGCTGATAGATGCCATGCAGGAATTTGCTGAAAAAAATAAATAA
- a CDS encoding 3-phosphoglycerate dehydrogenase — translation MKILANDGIDPIGKKMLEDAGFFVETQNIPQDELPTRLQEYDAITVRSATKVRKALIDVCPGLKLIGRGGVGVDNIDVDYAKEKGIGVYNTPASSSLSVAELVFAHLFTGVRFLQDSNRKMPVEGATKFNDLKKAYAKGIELRGKTLGILGFGRIGREVAKIAIGVGMDVIAYDLYPFNPEVEIVLGGGTKVNVTVKTTTLDDVIKQADFITLHTPFIDKPILGAAELAQTKKGVGLVNISRGGLIGESDLLDALNSGQVSFAALDVFDNEPTPRQDILSHPKISLTPHIGAATNEAQERIGVELANLIIQHFTK, via the coding sequence ATCAAAATATTAGCTAATGATGGTATCGACCCGATAGGTAAGAAAATGCTGGAAGATGCCGGTTTTTTTGTAGAGACCCAAAACATCCCACAGGACGAATTACCAACCCGCTTACAGGAGTACGATGCCATTACTGTACGGAGCGCAACTAAAGTGCGTAAAGCCTTAATAGACGTATGCCCGGGCCTTAAATTAATTGGCCGTGGTGGTGTAGGTGTTGATAATATTGATGTGGATTATGCCAAAGAAAAAGGCATTGGTGTGTATAACACCCCGGCTTCATCATCATTATCAGTTGCCGAATTGGTTTTCGCGCATTTGTTTACGGGCGTACGCTTTTTACAGGATAGTAACCGCAAAATGCCGGTAGAAGGTGCTACAAAGTTTAACGACCTTAAAAAAGCCTATGCTAAAGGTATCGAATTGCGTGGTAAAACATTAGGTATTTTAGGCTTTGGCCGTATTGGCCGCGAAGTAGCAAAAATCGCCATTGGCGTAGGTATGGATGTAATAGCTTACGACTTATATCCGTTTAACCCTGAGGTAGAGATTGTTTTAGGCGGCGGTACAAAAGTAAACGTAACAGTAAAAACTACTACACTTGATGATGTTATCAAGCAAGCAGACTTTATTACCCTGCACACACCATTTATTGATAAACCTATTTTAGGTGCCGCAGAGTTGGCACAAACTAAAAAAGGAGTAGGGCTGGTAAATATATCACGTGGTGGATTGATAGGCGAAAGCGACCTGCTGGATGCCTTAAACAGCGGCCAGGTATCGTTCGCAGCACTGGATGTGTTCGATAACGAGCCAACCCCTCGACAGGATATATTAAGTCATCCAAAAATATCATTAACACCGCATATTGGTGCTGCTACTAACGAAGCGCAGGAGCGTATTGGTGTAGAGTTAGCGAACTTAATTATTCAGCATTTTACGAAGTAA
- the gyrA gene encoding DNA gyrase subunit A translates to MAEGTENESQNEDRIISINIDEEMRAAYIDYSMSVIVSRALPDVRDGLKPVHRRVLYGMLDLGLANNKPYKKSARIVGEVLGKYHPHGDTSVYDAMVRMAQDWSLRYPFVEGQGNYGSIDGDQPAAMRYTEARLEKIAEEMLADINKDTIDFQLNFDDSLQEPTVLPAKFPNLLVNGASGIAVGMATNMAPHNLSEIVDATIALIDNRSIEISELMTYVKGPDFPTGGIIYGYEGPRQALETGRGRVVIRARAEIETYNNDRERIIVSEVPYQVNKALMIERTAELVNEKKIEGISAIRDESNREGIRVVYEIKRDANAAIVLNNLYKYTALQTSFSVNNIALVHGRPMLLNLKDLIHHFVEHRHEVVIRRTKYELSEAEKRAHILEGLLIALDHIEEVIRLIRASSTPDEAREGLMSQFGLSDIQARAILDMTLRRLTGLERDKIKDEYTALMKTIDYLKSILADEGLRMQIIKDELIEIKEKYGDERRTEMVHSSAEMQTEDFIEDEDVVITISREGYIKRTSLTEYRRQGRGGKGSLGSNSRDADFIEHLLIASNHNYMLFFTEAGQCFWLRVFEIPEGTRTSKGRAIQNIINIPKEENIKAYIKLKSLKDTEYLENNFIIMCTRKGVIKKTSLEAYSRPRANGINAININEGDSLLEATLTTGTSEIVMALQSGRAIRFNESTVRPMGRTATGVRGISLDSDNDEVIGMISIDDKETTVLVVSEKGYGKRTDIDDYRVTNRGGKGVKTLNITEKTGNLVAIKGVTDKEDLMIINKSGIIIRMAISELRTMGRATQGVKLITLKGNDEIASVAKIEHEDEEELDEIIVEEAEADKAIAEATDADIEAGADKNVGIHPDTEIDKGDSDDEPADDDKTE, encoded by the coding sequence ATGGCTGAAGGAACAGAAAACGAGTCACAGAACGAAGACAGAATTATTTCGATAAATATAGACGAGGAAATGAGAGCAGCTTACATTGATTATTCAATGTCTGTAATTGTTTCAAGGGCATTGCCCGATGTACGCGATGGTTTAAAACCAGTACACAGGCGCGTATTGTATGGCATGCTCGATTTAGGTTTAGCAAATAACAAACCCTATAAAAAATCGGCCCGTATAGTGGGCGAGGTGCTGGGTAAATATCACCCGCATGGCGATACATCAGTATATGACGCTATGGTGCGTATGGCACAGGATTGGAGCCTGCGCTATCCATTTGTTGAAGGACAGGGTAACTATGGGTCTATTGATGGTGACCAACCCGCGGCAATGCGTTACACCGAGGCAAGGCTGGAGAAGATAGCCGAGGAAATGCTGGCTGATATCAATAAGGATACTATTGATTTTCAGTTAAACTTTGATGATTCGTTACAGGAGCCAACCGTACTGCCTGCAAAATTCCCTAACCTTTTGGTTAATGGTGCAAGCGGTATTGCGGTAGGTATGGCCACCAATATGGCCCCGCATAACTTATCAGAGATTGTTGACGCTACTATAGCATTGATAGATAACCGCAGTATCGAGATATCAGAACTGATGACTTACGTTAAAGGTCCCGATTTCCCTACAGGCGGTATCATTTATGGTTACGAAGGCCCGCGCCAGGCGCTGGAAACCGGTCGTGGCCGTGTAGTAATACGCGCCCGTGCCGAAATTGAAACCTATAATAACGACCGTGAACGTATTATTGTAAGCGAAGTACCTTACCAGGTAAACAAAGCGCTGATGATAGAGCGTACTGCCGAGTTGGTTAACGAAAAGAAAATTGAAGGTATATCTGCCATTCGTGATGAAAGTAACCGCGAGGGTATACGTGTTGTTTACGAGATAAAACGCGACGCAAACGCAGCTATCGTACTAAATAACTTATACAAATACACCGCGCTGCAAACATCGTTCAGTGTAAATAATATTGCACTTGTACATGGTCGCCCAATGCTGCTTAACCTTAAGGACCTGATTCATCATTTTGTTGAGCACAGGCACGAGGTGGTTATCCGCCGCACTAAGTACGAGTTATCAGAAGCAGAAAAGCGCGCGCATATATTAGAAGGTTTACTGATCGCACTTGACCATATCGAGGAAGTGATAAGGTTGATACGAGCATCGTCTACACCAGATGAGGCCAGGGAAGGCTTAATGAGCCAGTTTGGCCTAAGCGATATTCAGGCACGTGCTATTTTAGATATGACCTTAAGGCGTTTAACAGGCCTGGAGCGTGATAAGATAAAAGACGAGTACACTGCATTAATGAAAACCATCGACTACTTAAAATCTATTTTGGCCGATGAAGGTTTGCGTATGCAAATAATCAAAGACGAATTAATAGAGATAAAGGAGAAATATGGTGATGAGCGCCGTACCGAAATGGTGCATTCATCAGCAGAAATGCAAACCGAAGACTTTATTGAGGATGAGGATGTGGTAATTACCATATCTCGCGAGGGTTACATTAAACGTACTTCGCTTACCGAGTACCGCAGACAGGGCAGGGGGGGTAAAGGATCTTTAGGCAGTAACAGCCGCGATGCCGACTTTATCGAGCACTTACTCATCGCATCAAACCACAATTATATGCTCTTCTTTACCGAAGCGGGGCAGTGTTTCTGGTTACGTGTATTTGAAATACCGGAAGGTACGCGTACTTCCAAAGGACGCGCTATCCAAAATATCATCAATATCCCTAAAGAGGAAAACATAAAGGCTTATATCAAGTTAAAATCGCTTAAGGATACTGAATACCTGGAGAACAATTTCATCATTATGTGTACCCGTAAAGGTGTTATCAAAAAGACATCTTTAGAGGCATATTCTCGCCCGCGGGCTAATGGTATCAATGCCATCAACATTAACGAAGGCGATTCGTTATTAGAAGCAACCTTAACAACCGGTACCAGCGAAATTGTGATGGCTTTACAATCAGGCCGTGCCATACGCTTTAACGAATCGACCGTTAGGCCAATGGGCCGCACAGCAACGGGTGTGCGCGGAATAAGTCTTGATAGCGATAACGATGAGGTTATTGGTATGATAAGTATTGATGATAAAGAAACTACTGTGTTAGTTGTTTCTGAAAAAGGCTACGGTAAACGTACTGATATTGACGACTACAGAGTTACTAACCGTGGTGGTAAAGGTGTTAAAACTTTAAATATTACTGAAAAAACCGGAAACCTTGTTGCTATAAAAGGTGTTACAGATAAGGAAGATCTGATGATCATCAATAAATCGGGTATAATTATACGCATGGCTATAAGCGAATTGCGTACAATGGGCCGCGCTACACAGGGTGTTAAGTTAATAACGCTTAAAGGTAACGATGAGATTGCTTCGGTTGCAAAAATTGAGCACGAGGACGAAGAAGAACTTGATGAAATTATAGTAGAAGAAGCGGAAGCTGATAAGGCGATTGCAGAAGCTACTGATGCTGATATAGAAGCCGGTGCCGATAAAAATGTAGGTATACATCCGGATACTGAAATAGACAAAGGTGACTCAGATGATGAGCCTGCTGATGACGACAAAACAGAATAA